In Bifidobacterium actinocoloniiforme DSM 22766, a genomic segment contains:
- the groES gene encoding co-chaperone GroES, which produces MSISLTPLEDKIVIKQAPAETTTASGLVIPDSAKEKPQQGEVLAVGPGRRDDKGELIPVDIKVGDKVLYSKYGGTEVNYQGEDYLIVSARDVLAILK; this is translated from the coding sequence GTGTCGATCTCACTCACACCGTTGGAAGACAAAATCGTCATCAAGCAGGCTCCCGCCGAGACCACGACCGCGTCCGGCCTGGTCATCCCGGATTCCGCCAAGGAGAAGCCCCAGCAGGGCGAGGTCCTGGCGGTAGGCCCCGGTCGTCGCGATGACAAGGGCGAGCTGATTCCCGTCGACATCAAGGTCGGCGACAAGGTGCTCTACTCCAAGTACGGCGGCACCGAGGTCAACTACCAGGGTGAGGACTACTTGATCGTCTCCGCGCGCGACGTGCTGGCCATTCTCAAGTAA
- the nrdI gene encoding class Ib ribonucleoside-diphosphate reductase assembly flavoprotein NrdI, whose protein sequence is MEQTAPIDQAEATSSPEYPAMGERIGALVYFSSQSQNTARFVANCKLQDEGVDVFRIPIKPHDPPLNVREPYILMLPTYGGGSARKAVLPQIKRFLNDPANRAGIRGVIASGNTNFGEAFCMAGDIVSRKCKVPFLYYFELMGTKDDERKVRQGVVDFFRNHPE, encoded by the coding sequence ATGGAGCAGACAGCGCCAATTGATCAGGCGGAGGCGACAAGTTCGCCTGAATACCCGGCGATGGGGGAGCGGATCGGCGCTCTGGTTTATTTTTCGTCCCAATCCCAGAACACCGCCCGATTCGTGGCTAACTGCAAGCTTCAGGACGAGGGCGTGGACGTCTTCCGCATCCCAATTAAGCCTCATGACCCGCCGCTGAACGTGCGTGAGCCCTATATCCTGATGCTCCCCACCTACGGGGGAGGGTCGGCGCGCAAGGCGGTCCTGCCGCAAATCAAGCGCTTCCTGAACGACCCGGCGAACCGGGCCGGTATCCGAGGGGTCATAGCCTCGGGCAACACTAATTTCGGCGAAGCCTTCTGCATGGCCGGCGACATCGTCTCACGCAAATGCAAGGTCCCCTTCCTCTATTACTTCGAGCTGATGGGCACCAAGGACGACGAGCGCAAGGTGAGGCAGGGGGTCGTGGACTTCTTCCGCAACCACCCCGAATAA
- a CDS encoding GNAT family N-acetyltransferase: MSVFHSLFDALHQAAAPSAPDPPLAVPARLKAPAGRGDFALRPLTLEDEAEWSRVRWSNNDWLEPWQSGDPQGQPGLTYAQWVEAMRRSEADGSGVVFAMVFQTAIVGQISLGAIRYGAMRTGLAGYWVDHARIGHGFAPLALALLGDWALRSPDGPRLHRMEVAILPENARSLRVVAKLGMRPEGLRKGYMYVGGRWRDHMTFSLLAEDLDGPLVDRLGASMGDAPRNV, translated from the coding sequence ATGTCCGTCTTCCACAGCCTGTTTGACGCCCTGCATCAGGCGGCGGCTCCGAGCGCGCCCGACCCGCCCCTGGCCGTGCCTGCGCGTTTGAAGGCGCCTGCGGGACGCGGCGACTTCGCCTTGCGGCCCTTGACCCTGGAGGACGAGGCCGAGTGGAGCCGGGTGCGTTGGAGCAACAATGACTGGCTGGAGCCCTGGCAGTCCGGCGACCCCCAGGGGCAACCGGGACTGACCTACGCCCAGTGGGTGGAGGCCATGCGGCGCAGCGAGGCCGACGGGTCCGGGGTCGTCTTCGCGATGGTTTTCCAGACCGCCATCGTCGGTCAAATCTCCTTGGGCGCCATCCGCTACGGGGCCATGCGCACCGGCTTGGCTGGCTACTGGGTGGATCATGCCCGCATAGGCCACGGTTTCGCGCCCCTGGCTCTGGCCCTCTTGGGCGACTGGGCCCTGCGCTCGCCGGATGGTCCCCGCCTGCACAGGATGGAAGTGGCCATCTTGCCGGAGAATGCTCGCTCCCTGCGGGTGGTCGCCAAGCTGGGCATGAGGCCGGAGGGCCTGCGCAAGGGCTACATGTACGTGGGTGGGCGTTGGCGGGACCACATGACTTTCAGCCTGTTGGCGGAGGACCTTGACGGTCCGCTTGTCGACCGTCTAGGGGCTTCGATGGGCGACGCGCCGCGGAATGTTTGA
- a CDS encoding FmdB family zinc ribbon protein, protein MPTYHYRCKNCGYDFTQEQSFSDDPITLCPHCGKEQVRKVYSAVPIEFKGHGFYRTDRASSSASDSSKKD, encoded by the coding sequence GTGCCTACCTATCATTACCGGTGCAAGAACTGCGGGTATGACTTCACCCAGGAGCAATCCTTCAGCGACGACCCCATCACGCTCTGCCCCCACTGCGGCAAGGAGCAGGTGCGCAAGGTCTACTCCGCAGTGCCGATTGAGTTCAAAGGGCACGGTTTCTACCGTACCGACCGTGCCTCCTCCAGCGCCTCGGACTCCTCGAAGAAGGACTGA